DNA sequence from the Maribacter dokdonensis DSW-8 genome:
TACAATTTCTTATTCTAGCCACATTTGTCGTTCTTGCTATAATCCAATTTAAAAAATCTAATTCTGGATTACTTAAGGTTATAGAAGCGGTCAAAATCGCTCCTGGAGTAGCAGTTATAAGCTTTATAATAGGTATAATTTGGTTTCTTCTCTTCTCAAATGTGATAGAACCAGACTTCATGGCTAAAAGCGCCGAAATTGCAAAAGCTAAAACATTAGCCGAAAATCCTAAAATGACTCCTGAACAATTTGATCAGGGTATGAAAATACAACAAGATTTCTTTTGGGTATTAATGTGTGTTTTTATGCTTATATCTGCAATTTTCGCTACTATAGTAGGATTAATCACCGGATTAATTCTGAAAAAAGAAGATGCAGCTTATTAATACTAAGTAATTGTAGTATTTTTGGTGAGAATACCAGAAGTCGCGCATGCAATTATCAATAGTAATTCCGTTACTTAACGAAGAAGAATCACTTAAAGAACTTCATGATTGGATTGTATCTGTAATGCAATCCAATCATTTTTCATACGAAATACTTTTTGTAGATGATGGTAGTACGGACAATTCTTGGAAAATCATTACAGAATTATCACAGCAAAACCCTTCTGTAAAAGGAATTCACTTTTTACGCAATTTTGGAAAATCCCAAGCATTACATGCCGGTTTTAAAGCCGTAAGTGGCGATGTCACCATTACCATGGATGCCGATTTACAAGATAATCCTGAAGAAATTCCCGAGTTATACAACATGATAACCCATGAAGGTTACGAATTGGTATCTGGCTGGAAAAAGAAACGTTACGATTCAATCATTTTTAAAAACACTCCTTCAAAACTATTTAATTGGGCCGCAAGACGCACTTCTGGAGTGCGCCTACATGATTTTAATTGCGGACTTAAAGCCTATGCTAAAGATGTGGTAAAGAACATTGAAGTATCTGGCGAAATGCATAGGTACATACCGGTATTGGCAAAAAATGCGGGTTTTTCCAAAATTGGAGAAAAGGTTGTAAAACACCAAGCACGTAAATACGGTAAAACAAAATTTGGAATGGAACGTTTCATCAATGGTTTTCTAGATTTATTGACCATTTGGTTCGTTTCTAGATTTGGCAAAAGACCCATGCACCTTTTTGGAGCATTGGGCGTTTTAATGTTTTTAATTGGGTTTGGATTTGCTATATATTTAGGTATTGACAAGCTATTTATAAATAAATTCGGCAGGTTAATTACAGACCGACCACAATTCTATATTTCCCTTATAGCCATGGTGATTGGAACCCAATTGTTCCTGGCCGGTTTTATTGGAGAAATATTAATACGTTCTAAAAAAGAAGAAAAGAGATATATTATTTCCAAAGAATTGAATACGACTCTTTTAGAATAATAAAATTCTCATTAACTTAAATGCACATAAAACTATAAACCTATGGATAACATCCTAGATACCGCAAAGACCTGGCTTACCGACTTTTTTGATCCAGCCGTAAAAAAAGAAATTGAGCACCTAATTGCCAACGACAAGGAAGAATTGAACGACCGTTTCTATAAAAATATGGAATTTGGAACCGGTGGAATGAGAGGCGTTATGGGTGTTGGTACCAACAGAATCAACAAATACACTCTAGGCAAGAGCACGCAAGGTCTTAGCAACTATTTAAACAAAGTGTACAAAGGTGAAGAAATCAAAGTAGTCATTGCTTTTGATTGCCGTAATAATAGCGATACGCTTGCAAGAACGGTTGCCGAAATATTTTCTGCAAATGGTATAAAAGTTTTTCTTTTCTCAGAATTACGTACCACACCAGAACTTTCATTTGCCGTTAGGCATCTAAATTGTCATGCAGGTATTGTATTGACCGCATCTCACAATCCACCAGAATATAACGGATATAAAGTGTATTGGACCGATGGCGGACAAATTGTTCCACCACAAGATGGGGAAATTATTTCTGAAATAAACTCGCTTGGTTTTGAGGATATTAAATTCACACCTAATGACAGCCTTATTGAGGTAATTGATAAGGAAGTTGATGAGGCTTTTATTTCTCAATCTGTTGCTGCAGGTAATTTTAACGCTGCAGGGAAAGAAAATTTTAAAATTGTATTCACGTCGTTACACGGTACATCAATTACTGCCATACCAGAAGTTCTGAAAAGAGGTGGGTATGAAAATGTAACCATTATAGAGGAACAAGCGAAACCAGACGGAAATTTCCCAACCGTTAAATCTCCTAATCCAGAAGAGTCAGAAGCGCTTTCAATGGCTGTTAAGAAAGCCGAGGACATTGGTGCAGATATGGTTGTAGGTACAGATCCAGATAGTGATCGCTTAGGTATTGCCGTGCGCAATCTTGATGGAGAAATGGAAATTGTCAACGGTAACCAGGCAATGGTACTTATGACAAAATTTCTTTTGGAGAAGAGAAAGGAAAAAGGATTCAAAGGCAATGAATTTATTGCCACAACTATAGTTTCTACACCAATGATGGAAGCCATGGCAAAAGCGTACGGTGTAGAATTCAAAACTTCTTTGACCGGATTTAAATGGATCGGTAAAATGATCAAGGACTTCCCTGAATCTGACTTTATTGGTGGTGGCGAAGAAAGCTTTGGTTACATGGTAGGTGATTTTGTTCGCGATAAAGATGCGGTTACCTCTACCCTATTGGCTTGCGAAATTGCCAGTCAAGCAAAAGCTAATGGCAGTTCTTTCTATAAAGACCTAATTCAATGTTATGTTGATTATGGTTTCTATAAGGAGCACTTAGTTTCTATTACCAAAAAAGGTATTAGTGGTGCAGAAGAAATTAAGCAAATGCTTAAAGATTTTAAAGAGAACCCAGTAGAATCAGTTGCTGGATCTAAAG
Encoded proteins:
- a CDS encoding DUF4199 domain-containing protein — translated: MEENQPKTGKLALIFGGLSGITGIVFSVLLYLMDMQYEQGFAIQVIQFLILATFVVLAIIQFKKSNSGLLKVIEAVKIAPGVAVISFIIGIIWFLLFSNVIEPDFMAKSAEIAKAKTLAENPKMTPEQFDQGMKIQQDFFWVLMCVFMLISAIFATIVGLITGLILKKEDAAY
- a CDS encoding glycosyltransferase family 2 protein, whose protein sequence is MQLSIVIPLLNEEESLKELHDWIVSVMQSNHFSYEILFVDDGSTDNSWKIITELSQQNPSVKGIHFLRNFGKSQALHAGFKAVSGDVTITMDADLQDNPEEIPELYNMITHEGYELVSGWKKKRYDSIIFKNTPSKLFNWAARRTSGVRLHDFNCGLKAYAKDVVKNIEVSGEMHRYIPVLAKNAGFSKIGEKVVKHQARKYGKTKFGMERFINGFLDLLTIWFVSRFGKRPMHLFGALGVLMFLIGFGFAIYLGIDKLFINKFGRLITDRPQFYISLIAMVIGTQLFLAGFIGEILIRSKKEEKRYIISKELNTTLLE
- a CDS encoding phospho-sugar mutase, coding for MDNILDTAKTWLTDFFDPAVKKEIEHLIANDKEELNDRFYKNMEFGTGGMRGVMGVGTNRINKYTLGKSTQGLSNYLNKVYKGEEIKVVIAFDCRNNSDTLARTVAEIFSANGIKVFLFSELRTTPELSFAVRHLNCHAGIVLTASHNPPEYNGYKVYWTDGGQIVPPQDGEIISEINSLGFEDIKFTPNDSLIEVIDKEVDEAFISQSVAAGNFNAAGKENFKIVFTSLHGTSITAIPEVLKRGGYENVTIIEEQAKPDGNFPTVKSPNPEESEALSMAVKKAEDIGADMVVGTDPDSDRLGIAVRNLDGEMEIVNGNQAMVLMTKFLLEKRKEKGFKGNEFIATTIVSTPMMEAMAKAYGVEFKTSLTGFKWIGKMIKDFPESDFIGGGEESFGYMVGDFVRDKDAVTSTLLACEIASQAKANGSSFYKDLIQCYVDYGFYKEHLVSITKKGISGAEEIKQMLKDFKENPVESVAGSKVKWIEDYNTSTAKNVLTGEEKTIDIPKSNVLIYETEDGTRIAARPSGTEPKVKFYISTNTKLEKTEDYKKVAAELDNKVKSILAELNLA